One Euphorbia lathyris chromosome 1, ddEupLath1.1, whole genome shotgun sequence DNA segment encodes these proteins:
- the LOC136210725 gene encoding protein IQ-DOMAIN 22 isoform X1, translating into MGKASKWFRAVLGLKKTDPSPLRQDETAARTKEKRRWSFVKSYREKDQTLNLHNHRVAHNAQSSSVSSQFEEDPNRHAIAVAAAKADVAEKAVVAANAAAEAVRLMSSGRCAGNPVTAYGSGSRGGWREDFAAVKIQSAFRGYLARRALRALKALVRLQALVRGHIQRKQMAKQAQWMQALLRVQARARAGRSHVSGSSHSSSKSFHSHHPGPPTPEKFEHTIRARSGKYEQSSMLKRTGSKSNGREIGEEEKAHASFNWSERLTEKPWEQRAASARTCSLDDEKSDKILEVDTVKPHFTPKQRNLFRSMHGLASEQYSHSFTTSKDSTTHHSAPSPSSGEVQSTPLKFTREDHEEAYRTAENSPQFYSASSKGASGRSPFTPSKSDGSASFLSGYSDYCPNYMSYTESSKAKLRSLSAPKQRPQYERSSSAKRHSMNGLLGEPRSSSAQRASTLRASFTSKAYPGSGRLDRLGMPIGQRY; encoded by the exons ATGGGCAAAGCCTCCAAATGGTTCCGAGCCGTCCTCGGCCTCAAAAAGACCGACCCCTCTCCCTTACGCCAGGACGAAACTGCAGCTCGCACTAAGGAGAAGCGAAGATGGAGTTTCGTAAAATCATACCGGGAAAAAGATCAAACACTTAATCTGCACAACCACCGTGTCGCTCACAACGCTCAGAGCTCATCGGTATCATCGCAATTCGAGGAGGATCCTAACCGGCATGCAATTGCAGTTGCTGCTGCCAAGGCGGATGTGGCGGAGAAAGCTGTAGTAGCGGCGAATGCTGCGGCGGAAGCTGTTAGGCTTATGAGTAGCGGTAGATGTGCTGGTAATCCAGTAACGGCGTACGGTAGTGGGAGTCGTGGTGGATGGCGTGAGGATTTCGCCGCCGTTAAAATTCAGTCGGCTTTTCGAGGTTACTTG GCAAGGAGGGCTTTGCGAGCTTTGAAAGCGTTAGTTAGGCTCCAGGCACTGGTAAGAGGCCACATTCAGAGGAAGCAAATGGCTAAACAGGCTCAATGGATGCAGGCATTATTGAGAGTTCAGGCACGTGCACGTGCAGGACGTTCGCATGTCTCTGGATCGTCGCATTCAAGTAGCAAGTCTTTTCACTCCCATCATCCT GGTCCACCAACTCCTGAAAAATTTGAACATACAATTCGAGCTAGGAGCGGGAAATATGAACAGTCATCAATGCTTAAG AGAACAGGATCAAAATCTAACGGCAGAGAAATAGGCGAGGAAGAAAAAGCACATGCATCCTTTAACTGGTCAGAACGTCTGACCGAAAAACCATGGGAGCAAAGAGCGGCTTCTGCAAGAACTTGCAGCTTAGATGATGAGAAGAGTGACAAGATCCTTGAAGTGGATACAGTTAAACCCCATTTTACTCCTAAACAAAGAAACCTTTTCCGTTCCATGCATGGGTTGGCTTCAGAACAATATAGTCATAGCTTCACAACATCGAAAGACTCGACAACTCATCATTCAGCCCCGAGTCCATCATCTGGCGAAGTCCAATCAACTCCATTGAAGTTTACTCGCGAGGATCACGAGGAGGCCTATCGCACCGCTGAAAACAGCCCACAGTTTTACTCTGCATCATCAAAGGGTGCAAGTGGTAGAAGCCCCTTCACTCCCAGTAAGAGTGATGGTTCAGCAAGCTTTCTGAGTGGTTATTCAGACTACTGCCCGAATTACATGTCATATACCGAATCATCAAAGGCCAAACTCCGATCTCTTAGTGCACCAAAACAGAGGCCTCAGTATGAGAGATCAAGTTCCGCAAAGAGACATTCAATGAATGGGTTGTTGGGTGAACCAAGATCAAGTAGTGCACAGAGGGCTTCTACCTTGCGTGCGAGCTTCACCAGCAAGGCATATCCGGGGTCTGGTCGGTTGGACAGGCTTGGAATGCCAATTGGACAAAGATACTAG
- the LOC136210725 gene encoding protein IQ-DOMAIN 22 isoform X2 gives MGKASKWFRAVLGLKKTDPSPLRQDETAARTKEKRRWSFVKSYREKDQTLNLHNHRVAHNAQSSSVSSQFEEDPNRHAIAVAAAKADVAEKAVVAANAAAEAVRLMSSGRCAGNPVTAYGSGSRGGWREDFAAVKIQSAFRGYLARRALRALKALVRLQALVRGHIQRKQMAKQAQWMQALLRVQARARAGRSHVSGSSHSSSKSFHSHHPRTGSKSNGREIGEEEKAHASFNWSERLTEKPWEQRAASARTCSLDDEKSDKILEVDTVKPHFTPKQRNLFRSMHGLASEQYSHSFTTSKDSTTHHSAPSPSSGEVQSTPLKFTREDHEEAYRTAENSPQFYSASSKGASGRSPFTPSKSDGSASFLSGYSDYCPNYMSYTESSKAKLRSLSAPKQRPQYERSSSAKRHSMNGLLGEPRSSSAQRASTLRASFTSKAYPGSGRLDRLGMPIGQRY, from the exons ATGGGCAAAGCCTCCAAATGGTTCCGAGCCGTCCTCGGCCTCAAAAAGACCGACCCCTCTCCCTTACGCCAGGACGAAACTGCAGCTCGCACTAAGGAGAAGCGAAGATGGAGTTTCGTAAAATCATACCGGGAAAAAGATCAAACACTTAATCTGCACAACCACCGTGTCGCTCACAACGCTCAGAGCTCATCGGTATCATCGCAATTCGAGGAGGATCCTAACCGGCATGCAATTGCAGTTGCTGCTGCCAAGGCGGATGTGGCGGAGAAAGCTGTAGTAGCGGCGAATGCTGCGGCGGAAGCTGTTAGGCTTATGAGTAGCGGTAGATGTGCTGGTAATCCAGTAACGGCGTACGGTAGTGGGAGTCGTGGTGGATGGCGTGAGGATTTCGCCGCCGTTAAAATTCAGTCGGCTTTTCGAGGTTACTTG GCAAGGAGGGCTTTGCGAGCTTTGAAAGCGTTAGTTAGGCTCCAGGCACTGGTAAGAGGCCACATTCAGAGGAAGCAAATGGCTAAACAGGCTCAATGGATGCAGGCATTATTGAGAGTTCAGGCACGTGCACGTGCAGGACGTTCGCATGTCTCTGGATCGTCGCATTCAAGTAGCAAGTCTTTTCACTCCCATCATCCT AGAACAGGATCAAAATCTAACGGCAGAGAAATAGGCGAGGAAGAAAAAGCACATGCATCCTTTAACTGGTCAGAACGTCTGACCGAAAAACCATGGGAGCAAAGAGCGGCTTCTGCAAGAACTTGCAGCTTAGATGATGAGAAGAGTGACAAGATCCTTGAAGTGGATACAGTTAAACCCCATTTTACTCCTAAACAAAGAAACCTTTTCCGTTCCATGCATGGGTTGGCTTCAGAACAATATAGTCATAGCTTCACAACATCGAAAGACTCGACAACTCATCATTCAGCCCCGAGTCCATCATCTGGCGAAGTCCAATCAACTCCATTGAAGTTTACTCGCGAGGATCACGAGGAGGCCTATCGCACCGCTGAAAACAGCCCACAGTTTTACTCTGCATCATCAAAGGGTGCAAGTGGTAGAAGCCCCTTCACTCCCAGTAAGAGTGATGGTTCAGCAAGCTTTCTGAGTGGTTATTCAGACTACTGCCCGAATTACATGTCATATACCGAATCATCAAAGGCCAAACTCCGATCTCTTAGTGCACCAAAACAGAGGCCTCAGTATGAGAGATCAAGTTCCGCAAAGAGACATTCAATGAATGGGTTGTTGGGTGAACCAAGATCAAGTAGTGCACAGAGGGCTTCTACCTTGCGTGCGAGCTTCACCAGCAAGGCATATCCGGGGTCTGGTCGGTTGGACAGGCTTGGAATGCCAATTGGACAAAGATACTAG